The sequence below is a genomic window from Kitasatospora kifunensis.
GTCACGGTGGCGATGCGGGTGGTGGGACTGCTGCTGGTGAGCGCGTTGATGGTGGTGCCGGTCGCGGCCGCCCAGTTGCTGACCCGCTCGTTCCTGGCCACCCAGGCGCTGGCGATCGGGCTCGGCGTGCTGGTCTCGCTCGGCGGCGTGGCCACCTCCTACCAGGCCGACGTGCCGCCGGGTTCGGCCATCGTGCTGCTGGCGATCGCCGTCTTCGCGGTGTTCAGCGCGCTGGCGGCGCCGCTGGCCAGGCGCCGCCACCGCACACCGACGGACGGCGCGGGCGTCACGATCCCGGGACCCGCGAAAGCTCCCTCGGCACAGGACCCGGTCGGCAGTGCGAGGCTGGCACAATGAGCTGTGACCCGCCCCGATCCCCAGGAGGAGCACCGGTGACCACCGCAGGCCCGTCGCCACGCGCCCGATCCACCAGGCAGCGCGCCGCCGTCTCCGCGGCGCTGGACGAGATCGAGGACTTCCGCAGCGCGCAGGAACTGCACGACATGCTCAAGCACCGGGGCGACTCGGTGGGCCTGACCACCGTCTACCGCACGCTGCAGTCGCTCGCCGACGCCGGCGAGGTGGACGTGCTGCGCACCGCCGACGGCGAGGCCGTCTACCGGCGGTGCAGCAGCGGACACCACCACCACCTGGTCTGCCGGCACTGCGGCAGCACGGTGGAGGTCGAGGGCCCGGCGGTGGAGCGCTGGGCCAACACGGTGGCGGCCGAGCACGGGTTCAGCGACATCGCGCACACCCTGGAGATCTTCGGCACCTGCGCCGACTGCGCGGCCAAGCAGCGGATCGGGGCCTGACCCCCGGGCCCCGGGGCCCCGGGGCCCCGGGGCCCCGGGGCCCCAAGGGGGAACGGCCCTCAGGACCAGCTGCGCCACTGCCAGACGGCGGCCGGAAACGCCGCCACCAGCTCGTCCAACCGTTCGGCCAGCGTGATGAGTTCCTCGTACGGACGGCGCCCGTCGGTCCAGCCGATCAGCCGGGCGCCGTCGAT
It includes:
- a CDS encoding Fur family transcriptional regulator, encoding MTTAGPSPRARSTRQRAAVSAALDEIEDFRSAQELHDMLKHRGDSVGLTTVYRTLQSLADAGEVDVLRTADGEAVYRRCSSGHHHHLVCRHCGSTVEVEGPAVERWANTVAAEHGFSDIAHTLEIFGTCADCAAKQRIGA